The Panicum virgatum strain AP13 chromosome 3N, P.virgatum_v5, whole genome shotgun sequence genome includes the window TGCCGGGCCGGGCTGGCCCGTTGGCCATCTATAGGCTGATGGGCATCGAAATTTGACTGGTGACAAAATAGAAAATAATCGAGTGCTGATTACGGATTCCGTTTTCCAAAACACCATACAAAGTCACATACGTTGTGACCGTGGTGAAGGCAAAAGGGTCGGCTTGCTCCTGTAAATCTGTAAAAATACTCACGACTTGTGAAGCCATGCTGCAGCTTCCAGCAATGACTTTTGCTTGTCAAGCTCTAATCAAACGCATCAACCTCTCCATACAAAGTTAACAAACCTTTCGCTCAAGCTCAAACCCTACATCCTGTCATCCGAAAAGGGCATACAACAAACAGAATTGACCTAGTTACAGGCTCTGAATGCAAATATACCAATGAACGCCCTTTGCCAACAACATTCTGGTTAGCTCTTCAGTACTACCCCTACTTTCTAGGATCCacatcacaaaaaaaaaaagaactaacTCATCACAAGGAAAACACTTGCACTGCTTTACAAAACTTACAGGCGCTGGCAGCAACCTAAAGAAGCAACGACCATTACGATTCTGAACAAAATCGAGCTCGACCAGGAGTCCTGTACAGCAGAAACTCTGCAGTGAGCTTCAGAGCAGCGGTGGCACGGAGGGTGCTTGCGACCCCTTGCCAAGGTTCAGGTCGAGGTCCACTTCCCTGCTAACTTGCACCCTGGGAGCCAATCCAATATGTTCCCGTTGCACCGGGAACAGATCCAGGCAGGCTTCAGAATCTGCACCAGGCGGACCGTGTCCCATGGATATGAAGTCAAAGGCCTGAGGGGGATCACGCAGCAGATGTGGACGCTCAATGACAGGGTTCATTCCAGAAGATATAACTCCAGTGCTGTGGCCTGTGATGGAATCATTAGTCACAATCTCTGCCACTGGGAACACCAGTGCACCTTCACTGACCATCTCCTGGATTAGTTGCTGAGATCTTGGTGTCTGTGCAGTGACAAATCCAAACAGCTTTCTTGTCGACGGTTCTGAACCTGAGTGGGGTTGTCCATGACCGTGCTCAACAGGTTTGATCAGTTTGGTACTAGCTGTAGCATGTCCAGAGTTACTTGATTGTTCAGTAACACTTGAGGCATTCGACTCAGGCAAAGGGGTGAACCCTTCTTGCTGGTCCAAGTCTCCAAGCGCATCCAATTTACTATCATCTCTTGGCTCCACAGAGCAGTTTGATCCAACTTTTGCAGAATACGTCTTAGCGGAGGACCAATTCCTGCCAGGTGAGTTAGTGCCTTCTCTTGTGGCAGCTTCCACAACCTCCTTTTTCGCCTCATGGTCGAACTCCACCAGTAGCTGATTCTCAATATGCACAACATGCTTCACAGCAAAAGTTTCTTGGTCTGATGACTCATACAATGCTTCATCTTGCTGGTCCAAAAgatcttgttcttgttgttgcCCTTGCTCTATGGCATGTTTCACTGAACCATATTGCTCTTTGACTAGGACAGTTTCATCAGCCATATCTTTCTTTTGCCTAAACACTCCCCATAGGTAGTGATTCCCCTGGAAAACTAAGTTCAAGATAATTTGATCAGTAACTGGAAAAGTGGAGAAAATATTGTGATACAATATAagacaaggttgtgtatcattcATTATATAAAGGGAAAAGGATATGTGACACCGAGTCCCACCCTCTGAACAACTCTTAGAACATAGGCTccataccaaaaaaaaaaaagtaataaaAAAGACAACAGATTCTACACTATCCTGCCAGCAAATTCTGGAGGTCCCTAGCTCCAGCAGTGCACTAGAGAGGCCACTCTTCTCCCACTGCCCGCACAAACAAATATCAAAAGAAACACTGGTTCACATGGAAAAATTTAAagtagaaaaatcataacagCTGGACATAATCTGTTTCCACATCCTAAATGGGTGCATGGCTGCATGCATTGTCCGGGACACAGaggcaaaaagaaaataagagaaaatatCCAATTGGAAACTTACAGTGGTATTGTTCCGGCAATAAAGAAGAGGGGAAGATTAGTAGCTCCGCGATACCAACTGTAACTTTTAAGGCACAATCACTATTGATCAAGTTGTTAACTAGTCTGTTTGCCACTTCATTTTGCCTGGGATATGATAAGAAGATGAGTAAATCAAATCACATCAAGCAGGAGAAAAGCAAGCAATAAGAGATGCAAACACACCTCAAACTATGTGGGAAGAAAAACAACCCGATGTTGTCATCAGTAGGTCCAAAAGAGTTCCAACTCTTTGGCCAGGCTTGTGACCGTGGGAGCTTGTTTAATTCAACTACTGGTTGTAACGATGTTGACAGATCCCTTACTCTCTGACATGCTTTCGTGGACAAGTGGGCATCCAACATAAGCACTTCAGTGTCTATCTTAAAGACTCCACTGTTGACAAAAAGATAGAATACATCACCGTTTTATACAAAAGAATTTTCTTTTATTCAAAGATAGAAAAATATCATTAAACATACCTCCAAACAGGCTCATCAAGGGCTTGCGAGTAAATGTAATATTGTTGATCGTCAGATTCTGAACGAGATGGTCTGCATTGTTGGGAATGATCTGTTGCAACAGAAGTTTGTGGCACCAAATTTGCACCATCATTTAGAGACCGATTTGTAGCCTCATTCAGAGCACACTCAGCATTTGCAGAACATAAAATATCCTCTTCATCTTCGTTTTGAGCTATGtatcttctccttctcttcACAGGCGTAACATTCATAAGATTTTGATCATTTAATTCACCAGTCCGTGCAGCCTCCTCCACACAATATTCAGTGTTTACCCTATGCTTTGTCATTGGTTCATCACACTTAGGAGGCTGAGGATTGGCATTTTCATTCCGCGCATCTTCAGCCTTCTTTTCCTcaacttcatcatcatcattgagAATGAGTCGCCGTCGCTTTCTTGGGGTGACCTTGCCAAAGTTTTCA containing:
- the LOC120663648 gene encoding uncharacterized protein LOC120663648 yields the protein MNNVCEVCGDIGFKHLLLCCIDCKRASTHQYCLDKVLYDASLVDWVCDECHQRHTEGSYSRSLGKVSSERSPNHTHFGSTSQQPITNRVESARVFGSWGQRKSKSYTAKSAYLKKINSSEMNSLRKKGIRNKSNMRGMSIKRRGCRDASTACTGGKASHSCESIRAETTENKDGNWQVANENSVQTLKLNNDVGSNHLTPGLKQINHLKQHDERSKCMKEMKIVASTLNNSNESEPSNMNECSVTHEVNSKAGNKPSDELLVHQVEDRRGELTIASPQNTSRGDVHFTRRYPNKQNNCLPSMRIESDNLKKNHSGPSKLLDKDNSCSSLEISSKAIVIKASGTEVEISDTLENFGKVTPRKRRRLILNDDDEVEEKKAEDARNENANPQPPKCDEPMTKHRVNTEYCVEEAARTGELNDQNLMNVTPVKRRRRYIAQNEDEEDILCSANAECALNEATNRSLNDGANLVPQTSVATDHSQQCRPSRSESDDQQYYIYSQALDEPVWSGVFKIDTEVLMLDAHLSTKACQRVRDLSTSLQPVVELNKLPRSQAWPKSWNSFGPTDDNIGLFFFPHSLRQNEVANRLVNNLINSDCALKVTVGIAELLIFPSSLLPEQYHFFQGNHYLWGVFRQKKDMADETVLVKEQYGSVKHAIEQGQQQEQDLLDQQDEALYESSDQETFAVKHVVHIENQLLVEFDHEAKKEVVEAATREGTNSPGRNWSSAKTYSAKVGSNCSVEPRDDSKLDALGDLDQQEGFTPLPESNASSVTEQSSNSGHATASTKLIKPVEHGHGQPHSGSEPSTRKLFGFVTAQTPRSQQLIQEMVSEGALVFPVAEIVTNDSITGHSTGVISSGMNPVIERPHLLRDPPQAFDFISMGHGPPGADSEACLDLFPVQREHIGLAPRVQVSREVDLDLNLGKGSQAPSVPPLL